From Paenibacillus sp. PL2-23:
GAGCAAGATATTTACGTTCGTTTCCCTGTACTGCTGACTAATGGACAGGAGATTACGACCATTAGCCACAATGAGCATTCCATTAGCGTAAGGCTGGGCGCTTATGAATATCGAGTAGCATTCTGCGGCAATCTGGAGCTGGATCTTACTCCATACGGCAATCGCAACGGGGAATACGGATTGGCAATCGTACGGGCCAGCGGGTCGATGGCCCAATTACATTTTCAGCTGCAGGAGCTGCGGTAACCAAGAAGCATGGACTAGATAACAGACACAATACAAATTAAAAGACACAAAACAAAAGCTCTTAGGATAGGAATCCCAAGAGCTTGATTTCATAGTTGGTGCCGGTGAGAGGACTCGAACCTCCACGGTTTCCCTCACGATTTTGAGTCGCGCGCGTCTGCCATTCCGCCACACCGGCAATTATTCAAAAAGATGGCGCGGCCTAAGAGATTCGAACTCCTGACCTTTTGATTCGTAGTCAAACGCTCTATCCAGCTGAGCTAAGGCCGCACACTATGGAATTGTGGAGGCGCCACCCAGACTCGAACTGGGGGTAAAGCTTTTGCAGAGCTCTGCCTTACCACTTGGCTATGGCGCCGTAAATAAATGGAGCGGAAGACGGGAATCGAACCCGCGACCCTCGCCTTGGCAAGGCGATGCTCTACCGCTGAGCCACTTCCGCGAATAATGGCTGGGGATCTAGGATTCGAACCTAGGCGTGACGGAGTCAAAGTCCGTTGCCTTACCGCTTGGCTAATCCCCAACAATATGTTTCAATTTGTGTGTTGTAATGGGGCGATCGATGGGACTTGAACCCACGAGTGCCGGAGCCACAATCCGGTGCGTTAACCCCTTCGCCACGACCGCCATATGACACACTTTAGAGATTATCTGGCAGGGGCAGCAGGAATCGAACCCACACCAAAGGTTTTGGAGACCTTTGTTCTACCTTTAAACTATGCCCCTAAATGGTGGAGGATGATGGATTCGAACCACCGAACCCGAAGGAAGAGATTTACAGTCTCCCGCGTTTGGCCACTTCGCTAATCCTCCAAATGGTGCCGCCGAGAGGACTTGAACCCCCAACCTACTGATTACAAGTCAGTTGCTCTACCAGTTGAGCTACAGCGGCATATTAACTTGAATGGTGGCTCGGGACGGAATCGAACCGCCGACACGAGGATTTTCAGTCCTCTGCTCTACCAACTGAGCTACCGAGCCTAATGACGTAATAATGGCGGAGCTGACGGGATTCGAACCCGCGGTCTCCTGCGTGACAGGCAGGCATGTTAGGCCTCTACACCACAGCTCCACATTATAACTACCCGGATGACTCCGAAGGTAATTGGTTGCGGGGGCAGGATTTGAACCTGCGGCCTTCGGGTTATGAGCCCGACGAGCTACCGAGCTGCTCCACCCCGCGTCGTTATTTGAATGGTGGAGGATGACGGGATCGAACCGCCGACCCTCTGCTTGTAAGGCAGATGCTCTCCCAGCTGAGCTAATCCTCCATGAGCGACTTTTATATCATAACACACTAGGTTATATGAATGCAAGTCATTTTTTAATAAAGTTGGTGACCCGTAGGGGATTCGAACCCCTGTTACCTCCGTGAAAGGGAGGTGTCTTAACCCCTTGACCAACGGGCCTTACTGGCAGAGAGGAAGGGATTCGAACCCTCGATACGCGGTTAACGTATACACGATTTCCAATCGTGCTCCTTCGACCACTCGGACACCTCTCTGTATGGCTCCCCGAACAGGACTCGAACCTGTGACAACTCGATTAACAGTCGAGTGCTCTACCAACTGAGCTATCAGGGAATATCGCGTTTTTCGATGAACAGCTTCAAGAGCTGCTCCTGAACATACGCTTCAATGCTTCTCAAGGCTTGCGCCCTGAAAACTGGATACGAAAGTTTGCTGAACTTTTTTAGCTGAAGCCTTTTTGGGGCCCCCGCAAAGTAATCGGATTACTCCTCGAAGCCTACGCTTCACTTTGTGGGGTACTTTTAGGATAAGCCCTCGACCGATTAGTATTCGTCAGCTGCACACGTTGCCGTGCTTCCACCCCGAACCTATCAACCTCGTCGTCTTCAAGGGGTCTTACTAAATTGGGAAATCTCATCTTGAGGGGGGCTTCACGCTTAGATGCTTTCAGCGCTTATCCCGTCCGTACTTGGCTACCCAGCGGTGCTCCTGGCGGAACAACTGGTACACCAGCGGTACGTCCATCCCGGTCCTCTCGTACTAAGGACAGCTCCTCTCAAATTTCCTACGCCCGCGACAGATAGGGACCGAACTGTCTCACGACGTTCTGAACCCAGCTCGCGTACCGCTTTAATGGGCGAACAGCCCAACCCTTGGGACCTACTTCAGCCCCAGGATGCGATGAGCCGACATCGAGGTGCCAAACCTCCCCGTCGATGTGGACTCTTGGGGGAGATAAGCCTGTTATCCCCAGGGTAGCTTTTATCCGTTGAGCGATGGCCCTTCCATGCGGTACCACCGGATCACTAAGCCCGACTTTCGTCCCTGCTCGACTTGTAGGTCTCGCAGTCAAGCTCCCTTATGCCTTTGCACTCTTCGAATGATTTCCAACCATTCTGAGGGAACCTTTGGGCGCCTCCGTTACATTTTAGGAGGCGACCGCCCCAGTCAAACTGCCCGCCTGACACGGTCCCTGTACCGGCTTCACGGTACCAGGTTAGAACTCCGATACGATCAGGGTGGTATCCCAAGGACGCCTCCACCGAAGCTGGCGCTCCGGCTTCATAGGCTCCCACCTATCCTGTACAGATCGTACCAAAGTCCAATATCAAGCTGCAGTAAAGCTCCATGGGGTCTTTCCGTCTTGTCGCGGGTAACCTGCATCTTCACAGGTATTAAAATTTCACCGGATCTCTCGTTGAGACAGCGCCCAAGTCGTTACGCCATTCGTGCGGGTCAGAATTTACCTGACAAGGAATTTCGCTACCTTAGGACCGTTATAGTTACGGCCGCCGTTTACTGGGGCTTCGGTTCACAGCTTCGGGTTACCCCTAACCGCTCCCCTTAACCTTCCAGCACCGGGCAGGCGTCAGCCCGTATACTTCGCCTTACGGCTTCGCACAGACCTGTGTTTTTGCTAAACAGTCGCTTGGGCCTTTTCACTGCGGCCCCCTCGGGCTATTCACCCTACCGAGGCACCCCTTCTCCCGAAGTTACGGGGTCATTTTGCCGAGTTCCTTAACGAGAGTTCTTCCGCGCGCCTTAGCATGCTCTGCTCGCCTACCTGTGTCGGTTTGCGGTACGGGCACCTTGATCTCACTAGAGGCTTTTCTTGACAGCCGGAGTACATGACCTTCGCTACTGCAATTTTCGCTCCCCATCACAGCCCAGCCTTATAGTTGGCGGATTTGCCTACCAACTAGCCTCACTGCTTGGACGGACTATTCCATCAGTCCGCGTCACTGCCCTTCTGTGTCACCCCATCGCTCAAACGATTTTCGGTGGTACAGGAATATCAACCTGTTGTCCTTCCACTACGCCTTTCGGCCTCGCGTTAGGTCCCGACTTACCCTGAGTGGACGAGCCTTCCTCAGGAACCCTTAGGCTTTCGGCGGACAAGATTCTCACTTGTCTTTTCGTTACTCATACCGGCATTCTCACTTGAATGCTGTCCACCAGTCCTTACGGTCTGACTTCAACCTACATTCAACGCTCCCCTACCCAAGTCGCAGCCTTCACTTCAATCTGGTGTGGTTTAGCCTGGGGCATTTGGTCAGAATCTTGAACAACCTAAGCGGTTGATTCTGACTAATGTCCCGTCTCTAACCAGAACAAAGTGAAAGCTGCGACATGCCATAGCTTCGGTGGTGTGTTTAGCCCCGTTACATTTTCGGCGCAGAGTCACTCGACCAGTGAGCTATTACGCACTCTTTAAATGGTGGCTGCTTCTAAGCCAACATCCTGGTTGTCTGTGCAACTCCACATCCTTTCCCACTTAACACACACTTGGGGACCTTAGCTGATGATCTGGGCTGTTTCCCTCTTGACAATGGATCTTAGCACTCACTGTCTGACTCCCGGTAAGCATGTCTATGGCATTCGGAGTTTGACTAGACTTGGTAACCCTTGGCGGGCCCCGCACCCAATCAGTGCTCTACCTCCACGACACTCATCACCGAGGCTAGCCCTAAAGCTATTTCGGGGAGAACCAGCTATCTCCGAGTTCGATTGGAATTTCTCCGCTACCCCCACCTCATCCCCGAATTTTTCAACATTCGTGGGTTCGGGCCTCCAGTGCGTGTTACCGCACCTTCACCCTGGACAGGGGTAGATCACACGGTTTCGGGTCTACGACCACGTACTATGGCGCCCTATTCAGACTCGCTTTCGCTGCGGCTCCGGCTTTCCACCTTAACCTTGCACGTGATCGTAACTCGCCGGTTCATTCTACAAAAGGCACGCCATCACCCATTAATCGGGCTCTGACTTCTTGTAAGCGCACGGTTTCAGGTTCTTTTTCACTCCGCTCCCGCGGTGCTTTTCACCTTTCCCTCACGGTACTGCTTCACTATCGGTCACCAGGGAGTATTTAGCCTTGGCAGATGGTCCTGCCGGATTCCGACGGGGTTTCACGTGTCCCGCCGTACTCAGGATCCGTCTCGGAGGGTGCTGGCTTTTGGTTACAGGGCTTTTACCTCTTTTAGCGGGCCTTTCCAGACCTCTTCGCCTAACCAACACCTTTGTAACTCCATGTGAGACGTCCTACAACCCCAAGGAGCAAGCTCCTTGGTTTGGGCTAATCCGCGTTCGCTCGCCGCTACTGACGGAATCACTTTTGTTTTCTCTTCCTCGGGGTACTTAGATGTTTCAGTTCCCCCGGTATGCCTCTACCTGACCTATGTATTCAGTCAAGAGTAACTGGGCATTACCCCAGCTGGGTTTCCCCATTCGGAAATCCCCGGATCAAAGCCTGCTTACGGCTCCCCGAGGCGGTATCGTTGTTCGCCACGTCCTTCTTCGGCTCCTGGTGCCTAGGCATCCTCCGTGCGCTCTTATTAGCTTAACCTGCGCTACAGTTGATTTCGGTTGAGTCGCCGTTCCGGCATTATTTCGTCCCCGCCCCGCTTGGGAATGAGGGAAATAACGTCCGCAAAAGTCGCCTTCAACTCGAAACAACTTTCGCTAACGCAACGGCTTGGCTCGCTTTCGCAAAGCTTAGCTCGCTGCTAGTTTAATTTCAGCTAAAGGATGTTTCAGCAGAAGATTTTCATCTTCTTGTTACTTTCGTTATCCAGTTTTCAAGGTGCAATTGATGATTTTGTTGGTGGAGCCAAGCGGGATCGAACCGCTGACCTCCTGCTTGCAAGGCAGGCGCTCTCCCAGCTGAGCTATGGCCCCTTAATTTACCCCAAAAAGTGACGTTGTCCTTCGAAGAGTAATCTGATTACTTTTCGGGGACTCCGGCTTTTGGAATCAACACGGGTTGTGTCGAATATGGTGGGCCTTAGTGGACTCGAACCACCGACCTCACCCTTATCAGGGGTGCGCTCTAACCAGCTGAGCTAAAGGCCCTTGTAAATATTCGGTTTCATCGATCAAGTGTCCGTTACTCTCCCAAGGGAGAGATAAGTTGCTTCATCTATGAAACACCCGCTTGGCGACGTCCTACTCTCCCAGGACCCTGCGGTCCAAGTACCATCGGCGCTGGAGGGCTTAACGGTCGTGTTCGGTATGGGAACGCGTGGATCCCCTCCGCCATCGCCACCAAACGGCTAGCGTTTTTCGTTGATTCCGCATCCTGAATGACTTCAGAAAATACGCAACCATGCTGTTGAAAGATCAATTGATCCTTCAAAACTGACAACGAGCGAGCAACTTTTTCTGCCTGAGAGTTGCTTGTGGAAGCTATGCTTCCTATCCGATCTTCATCGAGATCGGGTATATCCTTAGAAAGGAGGTGATCCAGCCGCACCTTCCGATACGGCTACCTTGTTACGACTTCACCCCAATCATCTACCCCACCTTCGGCGGCTGGCTCCCTTGCGGGTTACCCCACCGACTTCGGGTGTTGTAAACTCTCGTGGTGTGACGGGCGGTGTGTACAAGACCCGGGAACGTATTCACCGCGGCATGCTGATCCGCGATTACTAGCAATTCCGACTTCATGCAGGCGAGTTGCAGCCTGCAATCCGAACTGAGACCAGCTTTGATAGGATTGGCTCCACCTCGCGGTTTCGCTTCCCGTTGTACTGGCCATTGTAGTACGTGTGTAGCCCAGGTCATAAGGGGCATGATGATTTGACGTCATCCCCACCTTCCTCCGGTTTGTCACCGGCAGTCACTTTAGAGTGCCCACCCGAAGTGCTGGCAACTAAAATTAGGGGTTGCGCTCGTTGCGGGACTTAACCCAACATCTCACGACACGAGCTGACGACAACCATGCACCACCTGTCTCCTCTGTCCCGAAGGAAAGCCCTATCTCTAGGACGGTCAGAGGGATGTCAAGACCTGGTAAGGTTCTTCGCGTTGCTTCGAATTAAACCACATACTCCACTGCTTGTGCGGGTCCCCGTCAATTCCTTTGAGTTTCAGTCTTGCGACCGTACTCCCCAGGCGGAATGCTTAATGTGTTAACTTCGGCACCAAGGGTATCGAAACCCCTAACACCTAGCATTCATCGTTTACGGCGTGGACTACCAGGGTATCTAATCCTGTTTGCTCCCCACGCTTTCGCGCCTCAGCGTCAGTTACAGCCCAGAAAGTCGCCTTCGCCACTGGTGTTCCTCCACATCTCTACGCATTTCACCGCTACACGTGGAATTCCACTTTCCTCTTCTGCACTCAAGTCAACCAGTTTCCAGTGCGAACTAGGGTTGAGCCCCAGCCTTAAACACCAGACTTAATTGACCGCCTGCGCGCGCTTTACGCCCAATAATTCCGGACAACGCTTGCCCCCTACGTATTACCGCGGCTGCTGGCACGTAGTTAGCCGGGGCTTTCTTCTCAGGTACCGTCACCTTGAGAGCAGTTACTCTCCCAAGCGTTCTTCCCTGGCAACAGAGCTTTACGATCCGAAAACCTTCATCACTCACGCGGCGTTGCTCCGTCAGGCTTTCGCCCATTGCGGAAGATTCCCTACTGCTGCCTCCCGTAGGAGTCTGGGCCGTGTCTCAGTCCCAGTGTGGCCGATCACCCTCTCAGGTCGGCTACGCATCGTCGCCTTGGTGAGCCGTTACCTCACCAACTAGCTAATGCGCCGCAGGTCCATCTGTAAGTGACAGATTGCTCCGTCTTTCCCGAGTCGGCCATGCGACCAACTCGCGTATCCGGTATTAGCATTCGTTTCCGAATGTTATCCCAGTCTTACAGGCAGGTTACCTACGTGTTACTCACCCGTCCGCCGCTAACCTTACCCCGAAGGGTAAAGTCCGCTCGACTTGCATGTATTAGGCACGCCGCCAGCGTTCGTCCTGAGCCAGGATCAAACTCTCCATAAAAGTGTTTGACTTGCTCATTAACGTTTGTTGCTTTATCCATTTAATGCTTACGAAGCAGTTTTGCTTCGCAAAACTTTAAACAGGGCAGTTTCGCTCGTTGTTCAGTTTTCAAGGAACAATGTTTCTTTTTGTTGTCGACCACTGTCTCAGCGGCGACTTTTATAATGTATCACATCGGCCTACTTTATTGCAAGTGTTTTTTTTTTGAAATTCGACATTTTTTTCAACAACGACTTCCAAGCCATCCCCTCACTCGCAAAAGCGGCGAGTTCTAATTTAGCATAATTCAAATTAAGAAGTCAACACCCTTTTATCAGCTTACAGGAGCAGTTGCCATTCAACTACGCCAGTTCGAATGTATGGATTCATCTATATATGATGTCGTGACTCACCACTTTGCCGTTTTCATCAAAGGTAAGCTCCAATAACGTAACCTTTACTCCTAGCCCAGCACTCCCCATGTCGTACAAGAATTGCCTTGAAGGTTCTGTCCTCTCTTCTGCTGGATCTCCAAGCAAGCTTATGACTTCATTATCCGTCAAACCTTTAAACGGGTACTGCCTTGTTAAGCTGTCCATCATAACATGTCTCTTCTCTGGTTCCTTCAGCCATGTATCTTGGTCAAATTGATTGCAGGAACAAAGTACAATTATTATTGAAATCGAAACGATTAATTTCTTCATTGCAGCATCCTCGGTTCATCAGAAATGATCGTTACTGCCTTCTCATATTCGTTGCCGTTTTTGAGAAAACCAATTGACGCCGTCCCGGCTATTGTGCGAAAAAATGCCGGAGCATAAAAGCTTCCGGCATTCCTCCTTATGAAGTTTTATTTGGCAAGCAAGTATCGCAACTCAATCTCGCTGTCCCCTTGAGGATCATCCATAACCGCTACTTCGCGAATATATGCTCGCTGCACCAGCTTCTGAACGACAAGCGACACATCTACATGCAGCTCCCTGATGTCGGGATGGACTTGCAGTTCAGAAATGCTCCACGGCTCTTCCCGATCCACCATGAGGTTCAACAGCAGGGCGCAGCATTCCTTCATTTTGCTCATGACGGAGAATTCACATGCGAGAAGCACAAGCTGTACACGCTGCTCCAGCGTCTCCGGGCTCGCGCTCAGCTCCTCGTACAGCTTGTAGATGCCGGGATGAACTCTGCGCAGCTGCTGCCATACGGTAAGCTCCGGATGAAGTCCTTCTTCAATGAGTACAATATGTGCCCAGTGATGAAGCGCGGTCAGAATATGACTGTATGCATCGAGCAGATTGCCATCAGCCAAATTTTGTTTGGCTTGCAAGTACGTCCTAAGAAACCCCGTAAACTCGATGAATCGCTTCTGCTCACGCATGGATTCAGGAAACAGCAGCAACCGTTCTCGAACGTTTGCCAAATACCCTTCGCGATCCAACACAATCTCCCCCCGAACTATCCATTCAATTATGTTCCGATTTGCACCGCTGGTCACGCACTGCTCCAGCATTTCCTTGTCAACCATGCGAATGGCAATACGTTCCTCACCCAGCTTGATATGCCTTGCAGCGGACGAAGTGCTGTTGTTTGTGATCACGAGCAGAACTAACCGATCCAATCCATCAATTAGCGGATTATAGGGGTACGGATTTTGGATGACAGATATAGATAATAAACCGGGCAGCTCCCGATAGGCGCCGATTAGGCGTTGATTGATATGCTCCACAGGACTCCTCCGTATAGCTAATTGCGGTAGACTAAGCTATAATAATAATCTGTAGTTTCATAGTTTTTCGACAGGCTGGTTGCTCATTCCTGCTTATCGGAATAGAATTTATGTCTCAATTTCGTATGACTATAGTCACGGGAAGGGTTTGAAGCATGAAAAAGATATTTTTTAAATCGGCAAAAATCAATGAATTCCGCCTTTGGGGGCTCGTATTTACACTCGTTGGCATGGGGATTATGATCCTTGGCACGGCAGGCATACTGTTATGGGGACAGGTAGGCAAAATATTTGCGGGGATCTTCATGGTGTTCGGCATGATCTCGCTCCTCATAAGCGTAGCCGTCTATTTCTGGGCAGGCATGATGTCTACAAGCGCAACCATGCTGCAATGTCCGGAGTGCGGACGTCAGACGAAGATGCTGGGCAAGACCGATCGCTGCATGTTCTGCCGCACCATGCTCACGCTTGATCCTGAGCAGGCGACGGAGTATCCTAAAGACAGCGAAGAGGTTAAAGCGTAACGAGCAAACGCAAAGCGAGCGCTGGCGTATAATGAGGAAGACCTGCGAAGCGGCGCTTCGCAGGTCTTTATTTTTAGGAATAAAGATTATGGCAGCTTCGTCAAGCCTTCATGAATAGTGCTCCATATGGAGCTTGTCTGGAACGAACGCGCCCATGTCGCCACGCCCGCCAAATCATATTTGCGAACAAGCTGAACTCTGGCTCGCATCGATACGTCGTCCTCCATCCAAATCCGCTTTAAAGCGCCGTCCTCTTGATACTCTACATAATGTTGTCCCGCTGCCTCATCGAATACAGGCGTCAGCTTCTTCTCGGCTATAATGGACTTGACGGCATCCATGCCAACCGCCTTCGAAGACACTTTAACAGCTCCGGAATCGTCCTTGCTTTCCGTCCATATTCTTGTATAAAGCGGCATGCTGAGCACCAGCTTATCTGACGGAACGTTGTCCTCATTCATAATTTTGGTAATAGCGTTCTCAACCCATGGCAGCGATGCGACAGAGCCCGCTTTGGGGCTGGAGGCCCAATGCTCGTCATACGCCATCACCATCATGTAATCCACCACCTTGCCAAGCGCTGCGCGATCCAGAAACGCGGACCACATCTCGCTAGTTGACTTCGGCGTCACGTCAATAGATACAACCAGGCCCTGCTCATGAAGCAGAGGTGTCATTTCCTTCACGAATTGCACCAAATTTTCTTTATCCTTGGTATACACATTCTCAAAGTCGATATTAATGCCCTGAAGCTTATAAATCTCGGCAAAAGCAATCAGCTGCTTAATCATCGCGAACCTGGATTCCACCGTTGACAGCGCTTCGGTCGTTCGATCCGGCTCGAAATCGTTGCTGAACAGCGCCCATACCTGATACCCTCTGTCATGCGCCCACTTCACATAAGCGGAATCCGCTTTCCCTCTAATCGTGCCTTTGCCATCCGCAAGCTCGAACCAAGTTGGACTGACTACGTTGACGCCCGGCATATCTCCAATTTTGGCAAAATCGGCCTTACGTTCGTAGACCGCCTCCCACGTCATGTTGATCTTGCTTCCCATGACCTTCCAGGGGATAAACGCATCCTCCTTCGCAAGCTGAGGAATTTGCTCGATAGAAGTCAGCTTCACGTCCCCTTTGTTCATATATCCGATATGACCGCTCTTCGTCTGGACCAGCAGCCAGCCATCAATTTCCTGCCAGATTCGAATCGACTCGTCAGCGGGCACCTTAAGGAGATAAGGCTCACGAATCGAAGGAGCCACCCTTACAGCCGCACCTTCCTCCTTGAGCGCTTGTCCAAGCTGTATGGCTTCGCCTTCAGTCAACAATGTGACAATTCCCGTCGATTCATTGTATTCGATCTGAAGCCCGAACAGCTCTTCAAGCGGAGCGGCCGGTATAAACACCGTATCCTCCACCACCTCGGCGGCGATGCTCAGCGTATAATCCGTCTCATTCATCAGTCCCGTCAAAGCGTCGGTCTTCAATCGAAGCACCCTGTCGCTGGTTGTCATCACTAGAGTGCCTGTCGACGCCTCATAATGGATCGGCTTGTCCTCACCCAGAAGCTCCTCCAGGAGCGGCAGCGGCAGCTTCACCTCGCCGTTGTCCAGCTGCGCCCCGTATGATACTTCCTCCCCCTGAACCATTATAGGATGCTGGAAGGAATAGCTGGGCTCCAGCCGTTCATTGCTGGGAATATAGGTCAAATATCCAAACCACCCAAAAGATGCTATAGTCGCTAACATAAAAATCATAATAAATATGGCCAGGCCGCCTCTTCGCCTTCTCTTGCGAGGCTGGCGCACAAGCTCGGTATTCATGGAATCACACTCCTGAGGGTCTGGAATATTTACTGGAATAATGAATAAAGGAGGAATTGCAGCGACAACTTACAACGGCAAATGGCAAACAAAAACGTGCTGTCTAGCGTATGATCGCTTTCGGCACGTTATGTGAATGGCTTATCCTATTAATAGACGAATTAATGGTTCAATGAGTTGCAGCTCGTACATAATCCGTATACTTCCATTCGGTGTCCCTGTACGGTAAAGCCCGTTTGTTCGGTTGCTGCCCGCTCCACCTCAAGCAGAGGCGGATAGCCAAAATCAACGATTCGTCCACAGCTCTTGCAGATCGCATGGTAATGATCCGATAAATCCGCATCAAAGCGGCTGGAATCATCGCCATAGGTGAGTTCACGCACTAAGCCCGCTTCAACGAACAATCGAAGATTGTTGTATATGGTCGCGACGCTCATGCTCGGATAATCTGGAGAGAGCGCCTTGTAAATCTCATCCGCGGTAGGGTGAGACTTCGATTCCATCAAGCAGCTTAGAATGGCGTGACGTTGCGGGGTCATCCGGACGCCATTCATCTTAAGCTGTTCAATTGCCGAATGTACGCTGACTGCCATTCCCCTCACGCCTTTCTTTATAGTTATTATAATCATTGTACGTGGTTGCTTGTAAATTTGTCAATGAAAGCGCCTATCAATTACAACTCCTGACCATGTATCGATATGCTGTTCGTCGCATTGATATGTATGCGATAGATGCCTTCTCCTATTGTGCCTCTTATCGTTTTGCGGTATTGCTCCAGCGGGAGATCCGTCGTAATCCCTCCAAAAGTTACCGATCCATACACGCTGTAATCGCCGATATAGGGAACCGTCAGCTTGATCTCGCCAACAGAGCTGTCCAGATCCCAGTTGCCTCCAACTTCGAGACTGGATACCTCGATGCTTCCGTTCAGCGTATCCGCTTTGACATCATTTGCTGCTCCCGAGATCACGATGCCTCCGTTTTTGGTTTCCGCATCCACAGCACCTTGTACTGCCTTCAGCTGGATATCGCCATTCAGGGTGCTGACGTATACATCGCCTTCCGATAGATACTCAGCGGCGATCGTCCCATTCTGGGTTACAAGGCTGCTGTCGCCCGCTATGGCTTCTGCTTCAATACTGCTGTTGACTCCGATGACGCTGACGGGACCATGAATGGAGGAGACATGGACCATTCCACTGGCGCTTCGGATTTCAATGCCATCGACAGCAACAACATCCTCAGCCGATATGGCGCCGTTTCCGCTCTCCAGCTCCACCTTCAAGGTTTGCAAAGCGGGCACGGCTTGCTCTTCTAATAGCTCTTCCGTCCCTGAATTGGAGTCTGCTTCATCTCCCTCAATCACACCGATCCCGTTCTCTTCCTCCGCCTGGCTCACGACTTCGTCAACCTCCGCTTCAGCTGAAGGCTCCTCAGAAGGAAGCTCTTCCTCGGAAGCCGGGGCAGGGGGCACCTCCAGCTGAGGCAATACGATCTCAAGATTCATTCGCGGTAGGCGATTGCCATTGGGGCCAAACGGCTGGCCGCTGGCTTCCAGCACAATGTTTTCCCCTGGCGTTATTCGAACAACAGACTGCTCCGCAATGGAGCTTGCGGCCTGCTCGTCCTCTGTATCGACCCAAACGGTCGTATGAAGCTCAATTTCGTCAACGAAGCCCGATCGAACGAGGATATCCCCATTGGGGTTCAATACCTTGATCGATTCCACTTCGCTTCCGAACGGAATTTTAGTAATATTTTGATGGAATTGAAATCCGGATTCCTCTCCAAGGTCCATCCTGCCGCTCAAATCGACGTTAAATTGATCCAGCCAGCGAACCGGAAAGTCTGCGTATTGCGTAACGGCATAAGCTGTTACCGTAATAGCCAGAGCTGCTGCGACCCCCGCTCCGTCCAGCCGAAGCTTGTCTCGTCTGCGGTTCAGCCAGCCTGCATAAGCAATAATTTCGACACCAAGCAGGATAAAGATGACTGGCCACCATTCCGAGAGAAGGACCAGATCATTTCGCCCCTTCGCCAAATCCCACACCAGCAACGCTCCTACCGTG
This genomic window contains:
- a CDS encoding glycosyl hydrolase family 18 protein, encoding MNTELVRQPRKRRRRGGLAIFIMIFMLATIASFGWFGYLTYIPSNERLEPSYSFQHPIMVQGEEVSYGAQLDNGEVKLPLPLLEELLGEDKPIHYEASTGTLVMTTSDRVLRLKTDALTGLMNETDYTLSIAAEVVEDTVFIPAAPLEELFGLQIEYNESTGIVTLLTEGEAIQLGQALKEEGAAVRVAPSIREPYLLKVPADESIRIWQEIDGWLLVQTKSGHIGYMNKGDVKLTSIEQIPQLAKEDAFIPWKVMGSKINMTWEAVYERKADFAKIGDMPGVNVVSPTWFELADGKGTIRGKADSAYVKWAHDRGYQVWALFSNDFEPDRTTEALSTVESRFAMIKQLIAFAEIYKLQGINIDFENVYTKDKENLVQFVKEMTPLLHEQGLVVSIDVTPKSTSEMWSAFLDRAALGKVVDYMMVMAYDEHWASSPKAGSVASLPWVENAITKIMNEDNVPSDKLVLSMPLYTRIWTESKDDSGAVKVSSKAVGMDAVKSIIAEKKLTPVFDEAAGQHYVEYQEDGALKRIWMEDDVSMRARVQLVRKYDLAGVATWARSFQTSSIWSTIHEGLTKLP
- a CDS encoding Fur family transcriptional regulator, producing MAVSVHSAIEQLKMNGVRMTPQRHAILSCLMESKSHPTADEIYKALSPDYPSMSVATIYNNLRLFVEAGLVRELTYGDDSSRFDADLSDHYHAICKSCGRIVDFGYPPLLEVERAATEQTGFTVQGHRMEVYGLCTSCNSLNH
- a CDS encoding DUF4097 family beta strand repeat-containing protein encodes the protein MGKLRITGRAGRLLAVVFAFLAPGMGHVWMGQYGRGLLLLAGLLLDCTAIFRLADSDGGRHLLLIVYLMLLLPVFYFISVYEVLQAESERVPAALEAVKLAEGVGLAAAGATMLLLIKPPAFLLPWMNELAEWCVGPLLMVAAVCIAMSLRRGGVWVFKLGRWTAAVVIFTVGALLVWDLAKGRNDLVLLSEWWPVIFILLGVEIIAYAGWLNRRRDKLRLDGAGVAAALAITVTAYAVTQYADFPVRWLDQFNVDLSGRMDLGEESGFQFHQNITKIPFGSEVESIKVLNPNGDILVRSGFVDEIELHTTVWVDTEDEQAASSIAEQSVVRITPGENIVLEASGQPFGPNGNRLPRMNLEIVLPQLEVPPAPASEEELPSEEPSAEAEVDEVVSQAEEENGIGVIEGDEADSNSGTEELLEEQAVPALQTLKVELESGNGAISAEDVVAVDGIEIRSASGMVHVSSIHGPVSVIGVNSSIEAEAIAGDSSLVTQNGTIAAEYLSEGDVYVSTLNGDIQLKAVQGAVDAETKNGGIVISGAANDVKADTLNGSIEVSSLEVGGNWDLDSSVGEIKLTVPYIGDYSVYGSVTFGGITTDLPLEQYRKTIRGTIGEGIYRIHINATNSISIHGQEL
- a CDS encoding YgzB family protein; translation: MKKIFFKSAKINEFRLWGLVFTLVGMGIMILGTAGILLWGQVGKIFAGIFMVFGMISLLISVAVYFWAGMMSTSATMLQCPECGRQTKMLGKTDRCMFCRTMLTLDPEQATEYPKDSEEVKA
- a CDS encoding nucleotidyltransferase-like protein; translation: MEHINQRLIGAYRELPGLLSISVIQNPYPYNPLIDGLDRLVLLVITNNSTSSAARHIKLGEERIAIRMVDKEMLEQCVTSGANRNIIEWIVRGEIVLDREGYLANVRERLLLFPESMREQKRFIEFTGFLRTYLQAKQNLADGNLLDAYSHILTALHHWAHIVLIEEGLHPELTVWQQLRRVHPGIYKLYEELSASPETLEQRVQLVLLACEFSVMSKMKECCALLLNLMVDREEPWSISELQVHPDIRELHVDVSLVVQKLVQRAYIREVAVMDDPQGDSEIELRYLLAK